In Palaemon carinicauda isolate YSFRI2023 chromosome 21, ASM3689809v2, whole genome shotgun sequence, the following proteins share a genomic window:
- the LOC137614690 gene encoding uncharacterized protein, protein MKFPQLLKFSGLRAQDGGGKEEYGKMEGRGDWGEVRLKREDMDEEEEEEDVKALLLPVGVVKYNSLPSLLDNQVGLSYSPCGGNLSTFSCVSRNQVREQVNKAGYQKDPPLSSLPSQLEHQCLGISSSQDQVKRVGLTGMPNGQGHKLARSHNGSANNIDVVARYVSSFEDYMKNHDGLAGVHKSKCTSQSELKFEQKVNFGDRKLAPPVPPKPPRKRHLEPELKVDSDHPNTGVDKVVTSDKNSFSNPILRNGTNPLKCGEADSERPTHIPPSHVISAQSTSGEEQVAYFATCSYSAPDKNNPGASANASQQTNYCPKTATISTFQHASSGIVSGRSRRLSQPTNTEQEQKSELIALVPRYLNDNTSQYLSDVSYHSDNNAGFNTNKYQIKNLNMRAMRKHQSELSLVQSGFIPEMNPPAVKRVSFKSDVSCISPSPEGDDHENYNVGSHGQVKEMLHSGRLSFTHRRPLRSVSASDINLFMSGNEGFMGIRSQTPLPVVRERSVPTDGDPALSLSDKDSTKRIANLSKIFEHQKPPYICPKFSQAISVSNENVNHYSEKSKDQLYKKSFGISLNDISSDKTIFPLGRRQPQQICSGRWFKGQSSSQPSSSSVSDPSAKPSKDTQKKMGLSGIITTPRLSRRPIVGQTRNPSPEEAPDTATILKKPSRFHRPLMPITVPRIKRGTRRLSFRISDSPTAAQDCSQDDDCDEDDSDRYVRVGHGNVLGENFSGSFRGIGTVTLSFRGPDPNA, encoded by the exons ATGAAGTTTCCTCAACTGTTGAAATTTAGTGGCCTTCGTGCTCAGGATGGAGGGGGTAAAGAAGAGTATGGAaaaatggaagggagaggagactGGGGAGAAGTGAGGTTAAAAAGGGAAGAtatggatgaggaggaggaggaagaggatgtgAAGGCATTGCTTTTGCCTGTGGGTGTCGTCAAATACAACTCCCTTCCGTCCCTTTTGGACAACCAAGTGGGTCTCAGCTACTCGCCTTGCGGTGGCAACTTGTCCACTTTTTCGTGTGTTTCACGGAACCAGGTCCGTGAACAAGTCAACAAGGCTGGATACCAGAAAGACCCCCCTCTAAGTTCTTTGCCTTCTCAGCTGGAACACCAGTGCCTTGGAATCAGTTCCAGTCAAGACCAGGTGAAAAGGGTCGGGTTAACTGGTATGCCAAATGGTCAAGGACACAAGCTTGCTAGAAGTCACAATGGAAGTGCAAACAACATTGACGTGGTAGCTAGATACGTGAGTAGCTTTGAAGATTACATGAAGAATCACGATGGATTGGCCGGTGTACATAAAAGTAAATGCACATCACAGTCAGAATTGAAATTTGAACAAAAAGTAAATTTTGGGGACAGGAAATTGGCGCCCCCTGTCCCTCCCAAACCTCCAAGAAAAAGACATCTAGAACCTGAATTGAAAGTAGATAGTGATCATCCGAATACTGGCGTCGATAAAGTGGTCACCTCCGATAAGAACTCGTTTTCGAATCCTATACTTCGCAACGGTACAAATCCTCTGAAGTGCGGAGAAGCAGATTCTGAAAGGCCTACGCATATTCCACCAAGTCATGTTATTAGTGCCCAATCAACGTCTGGAGAAGAGCAAGTTGCATACTTTGCAACATGTAGTTACTCTGCTCCAGACAAAAACAATCCCGGGGCCAGTGCTAATGCTAGTCAACAAACAAATTACTGCCCAAAGACCGCTACAATAAGTACCTTTCAACATGCCAGCTCTGGCATCGTATCTGGACGCTCCAGGAGACTTTCTCAGCCAACTAACACCGAGCAGGAACAAAAAAGTGAATTAATTGCTTTAGTGCCCAGATACTTGAATGATAATACCAGTCAGTATTTGAGTGACGTTTCTTACCACAGTGATAACAATGCAGGATTTAACACCAATAAGTATCAGATCAAGAATCTCAATATGCGAGCAATGCGAAAGCATCAAAGCGAATTGTCCTTAGTACAAAGTGGGTTTATTCCGGAAATGAATCCACCTGCAGTGAAAAGGGTGTCTTTTAAAAGTGACGTCTCTTGCATATCCCCGAGTCCCGAAGGAGATGACCATGAAAACTATAATGTTGGGTCACATGGACAAGTAAAAGAAATGTTGCACAGCGGACGTCTTTCGTTCACACATCGGCGGCCTTTACGATCTGTCAGTGCATCAGATATAAACTTGTTTATGTCTGGTAACGAAGGTTTCATGGGTATTCGATCCCAGACCCCCTTGCCCGTCGTTCGGGAGAGGTCGGTACCAACTGATGGTGACCCAGCACTTTCCTTATCAGATAAGGATAGCACAAAACGAATCGCCAACCTTTCAAAAATTTTTGAGCATCAAAAGCCTCCTTATATCTGCCCAAAGTTCTCTCAGGCCATATCAGTGAGCAACGAGAACGTCAATCATTATTCAGAAAAAAGTAAAGATCAGTTGTACAAGAAGTCCTTCGGGATTTCACTTAATGACATATCCAGCGACAAGACGATATTCCCCCTCGGCAGGAGGCAACCCCAGCAAATCTGTTCCGGCAGATGGTTTAAAGGGCAGTCTTCTTCGCAGCCTTCCTCGTCCTCAGTCAGCGACCCTAGCGCTAAGCCTTCGAAGGACACTCAAAAGAAAATGGGTCTCTCGGGCATCATCACCACCCCAAGGCTCTCCAGAAGACCCATCGTCGGTCAGACGAGGAACCCATCTCCCGAAGAGGCACCGGATACAGCCACTATTCTTAAGAAACCGAGTAGGTTTCACCGGCCTCTCATGCCTATTACGGTTCCCAGGATAAAAAGAGGAACCCGCCGACTGTCCTTTAGGATATCGGACAGTCCCACGGCGGCGCAGGATTGTTCCCAGGATGATGACTGTGATGAGGATGACAGTGACAG GTACGTGCGTGTTGGTCATGGGAACGTGCTAGGGGAGAACTTCTCTGGGTCTTTTCGAGGTATAGGTACCGTGACCTTGAGTTTTAGGGGTCCTGACCCTAATGCTTAA